The following coding sequences are from one Nicotiana tabacum cultivar K326 chromosome 1, ASM71507v2, whole genome shotgun sequence window:
- the LOC107827060 gene encoding protein NDL2 yields MGDSSDSVSVDMETISVAGKEHLVKTGRGSVSVVVFGDQDKPALITYPDLALNYMSCFQGVFFCPEAFSLLLHNFCIYHISPPGHELGAAVMSLDDPVLSVDDLADQIAEVLDYFGLGKVMCMGVTAGAYVLTLFAIKYTRRVMGLMLISPLCQAPSWTEWLCNKVMTNLLYFCGMCSLVKELLLLRYFSKEVRGSVEVPESDVVQACRRLLGERQSPNVLRFLEAINERPDITKGLRKLQCRSLIFVGENSPFHSEALHMTSKLDRRFSALVEVQACGSMVTEEQPDAMLIPLEYFLMGFGFYRPSKCSVSPRSPLSPTSISPELFSPESMGLKLKPIKTRMSGEV; encoded by the exons ATGGGGGATTCGAGCGACTCCGTTTCGGTGGATATGGAAACAATCTCCGTCGCCGGAAAG GAGCACCTTGTAAAAACTGGCCGTGGTTCTGTCTCTGTTGTTGTTTTTGGGGACCAGGACAAGCCGGCTCTTATCACCTATCCCGACTTAGCTTTAAATT ATATGTCCTGTTTTCAAGGAGTATTCTTTTGTCCAGAAGCCTTTTCATTGCTGCTCCATAACTTCTGTATTTACCATATAAGTCCTCCTGGTCATGAG TTGGGAGCTGCTGTGATGAGTCTTGATGATCCAGTCTTATCGGTTGATGATTTGGCAGACCAGATTGCTGAGGTGCTTGATTACTTCGG GCTTGGTAAAGTAATGTGTATGGGAGTAACAGCTGGAGCATATGTGCTTACCTTGTTTGCT ATAAAATATACACGAAGGGTTATGGGTTTGATGCTCATTTCCCCTTTGTGCCAAGCACCATCTTGGACAGAATGGTTGTGCAATAAG GTGATGACGAATCTGCTTTACTTTTGTGGCATGTGTAGTTTGGTGAAGGAGTTATTGCTGTTGCGGTACTTTAGCAAG GAAGTCCGCGGCAGTGTTGAAGTTCCAGAATCAGATGTAGTTCAAGCATGCCGAAGA TTGCTAGGTGAGCGACAGAGTCCAAATGTATTGCGGTTCCTTGAAGCTATCAATGA GAGACCAGACATAACCAAAGGCTTGAGGAAACTGCAATGTCGTTCTTTAATATTTGTTGGAGAAAATTCTCCTTTCCATTCTGAGGCTCTCCATATGACTTCGAAGCTAGATAGAAGATTCAGCGCCTTAGTTGAG GTTCAAGCATGTGGTTCAATGGTGACTGAAGAGCAGCCAGATGCAATGTTGATTCCACTGGAATACTTTCTCATGGGATTTGGCTTTTATCGGCCGTCTAAGTGTAGTGTCAGCCCAAGAAGCCCCTTAAGTCCGACGAGCATCTCTCCGGAGCTTTTCTCGCCAGAAAGTATGGGCTTGAAGTTGAAACCAATTAAAACCAGAATGTCTGGAGAAGTATGA